Proteins from a single region of Weeksella virosa DSM 16922:
- a CDS encoding patatin-like phospholipase family protein, producing the protein MKKLFAFVFVVSSLLYAQPPQKNTQRPKVGVVLSGGGAKGYAHIGALKKIEEAGIHIDYIGGTSMGAIVGGLYAAGYTPDELSEITQQLDLTNIIVNEKNRQDIPFFNKTYQEKYILELPFNNFKIRIPQAISTGQGTQDLLTYMLRNVHATTDFKKLPTPFFCVATDIETGEAKVFHEGFLPKVMLASAAYPSMIKPVEIDNHLYIDGGVLNNFPADEMKKMGADIIIGVDVEEGKLKPKEEIGSAIDVISQIISFNIVENSAKQKKLADLIIRPDIDNYTVTSFENAKEIIAKGLEAGDSLMPQLKEIAARQNHPSPTRPIENRNDFVLIRDVKTSGLKKFNDNYVEGRFGIKAPELLNYQSITDGINRLYATDNFSNVTYIIDKDSADNNILHLNFTENQNKQFLKFGLHYDDVFKTGLLLNFTSKNILLKNTNLSADFVVGDYFRYNINFYIDNGYFPSFGASSNMHYFDYGIQIPNENKNELNYRFRNFVNRLYIQSTLREKYAVGVGLEHQFANISTNNYISDSTRFFKPKEEAYFLKGFAYLKVDNRDNPNYARIGSNILTSFSLHFDSNTVDFEKYTLLKAQVETNLPINNFLSYRFTANFGTFFNENISNLQKFILGGYIEQNFLNYTKFHGLRFGSAIGENVLTIGSNIQAKLLKNHYVNLFANIGNLEDELDDIRFTKYRYIGYGISYGYDSPFGPINGFWTYSPQTKKGLFNVSLGFWF; encoded by the coding sequence ATGAAGAAATTATTTGCATTCGTTTTTGTGGTTTCGAGTTTGCTATATGCCCAACCCCCCCAAAAAAATACTCAGCGCCCAAAGGTTGGCGTGGTACTAAGTGGTGGCGGTGCGAAAGGATATGCCCATATCGGAGCATTAAAAAAAATAGAAGAGGCGGGGATCCATATCGATTATATTGGTGGAACAAGCATGGGTGCAATCGTTGGCGGTTTATATGCAGCAGGATATACGCCCGATGAACTTTCTGAAATTACCCAACAACTCGATTTAACGAACATAATCGTAAACGAAAAAAATCGTCAAGACATTCCGTTTTTCAATAAAACATATCAAGAAAAATATATCTTGGAGTTGCCTTTCAACAATTTTAAAATTAGAATTCCGCAAGCAATTTCTACAGGCCAAGGAACACAAGATTTGCTAACATACATGTTGAGGAATGTACATGCGACAACTGATTTTAAAAAACTCCCTACTCCTTTTTTTTGTGTAGCAACCGATATAGAAACAGGTGAAGCAAAAGTATTTCACGAAGGATTTCTACCCAAAGTCATGCTGGCAAGTGCTGCGTATCCATCGATGATTAAGCCTGTAGAAATAGACAATCATCTCTATATAGATGGCGGTGTTCTCAATAATTTCCCCGCTGATGAGATGAAAAAAATGGGTGCCGATATCATTATAGGCGTAGATGTTGAGGAAGGAAAATTGAAACCAAAAGAAGAAATTGGTTCGGCAATAGATGTTATTTCTCAGATTATTTCGTTCAATATTGTAGAAAATTCTGCCAAGCAGAAAAAATTAGCAGACCTTATTATCCGACCTGATATTGATAACTATACCGTCACAAGTTTCGAAAATGCAAAGGAAATTATTGCCAAAGGTTTAGAAGCCGGTGATAGTTTGATGCCACAGCTCAAAGAAATTGCTGCCCGACAAAATCACCCCTCTCCTACTCGACCTATCGAAAATAGAAATGATTTTGTTTTGATTCGGGACGTGAAAACTTCTGGTCTAAAAAAATTTAATGACAATTATGTTGAAGGACGTTTTGGGATAAAAGCTCCCGAATTGCTCAATTATCAAAGCATCACCGACGGGATTAATCGACTTTATGCAACAGATAACTTTTCGAATGTCACTTATATAATCGATAAAGACAGTGCTGACAACAATATTCTACATTTAAATTTTACCGAAAATCAAAACAAACAATTTCTGAAATTTGGTTTACATTACGATGATGTATTCAAGACAGGATTGTTGCTAAACTTTACATCAAAAAACATATTACTCAAAAACACTAATCTTTCTGCCGATTTTGTAGTTGGTGATTACTTTCGTTACAATATTAATTTTTACATAGACAATGGGTACTTCCCTAGTTTTGGAGCAAGCTCTAATATGCATTATTTCGATTATGGCATTCAAATACCGAACGAAAATAAGAATGAACTAAATTATCGCTTCAGAAACTTCGTCAATCGTCTTTATATACAATCTACTTTACGAGAAAAATATGCCGTGGGAGTTGGTCTAGAACATCAGTTTGCGAATATTTCGACCAACAATTATATTTCAGATAGCACTCGATTTTTCAAACCCAAAGAAGAAGCTTATTTCTTAAAGGGGTTTGCTTACCTTAAAGTTGACAATCGAGACAACCCCAACTATGCTCGTATAGGCTCTAATATACTGACAAGTTTCTCTTTGCATTTTGATTCGAATACAGTTGATTTTGAAAAATACACTCTACTCAAAGCTCAAGTAGAAACAAATTTACCAATCAATAATTTTCTCAGTTACAGATTTACTGCTAACTTTGGAACCTTTTTTAATGAGAACATTTCCAATCTCCAAAAATTTATTTTAGGTGGTTATATAGAACAAAACTTCCTCAACTATACAAAGTTTCATGGGTTACGTTTTGGTTCTGCAATTGGTGAAAATGTCTTAACAATTGGCTCGAACATTCAAGCCAAATTATTAAAAAATCATTACGTCAATCTATTTGCCAATATAGGCAATCTAGAAGACGAATTAGACGACATTCGTTTCACCAAATACCGCTATATCGGATACGGGATATCGTATGGATACGACAGTCCTTTCGGACCTATTAACGGATTTTGGACTTATTCACCTCAAACAAAAAAAGGACTATTTAATGTAAGTTTAGGTTTTTGGTTTTAA
- the ybeY gene encoding rRNA maturation RNase YbeY: MIEFFYETDFEISPSQEWIDWITNSMLEEGKSIGELNYIFCDDEYLLAINQQYLDHDYYTDVIGFDNSENDVLHGDIFISVTRIAENAQNNAVSFQNELARVMIHGILHFAGYLDYEKEDKAEMTAKENFYLNKFSLAQ; encoded by the coding sequence ATGATAGAGTTCTTTTACGAAACAGATTTCGAAATCTCTCCTTCGCAAGAATGGATAGATTGGATAACAAACAGCATGCTAGAAGAAGGCAAAAGCATTGGCGAATTGAATTATATTTTCTGCGACGATGAATACTTACTAGCCATTAATCAACAATATCTCGATCATGATTATTACACCGATGTCATCGGTTTTGATAACTCAGAAAACGATGTGTTGCATGGAGATATATTCATCAGCGTTACCCGTATTGCAGAAAATGCCCAAAACAATGCCGTAAGCTTCCAAAACGAATTGGCAAGAGTAATGATTCATGGCATTCTACATTTCGCTGGATATTTAGATTACGAAAAAGAAGACAAAGCAGAAATGACCGCCAAAGAAAACTTTTATCTCAACAAGTTCTCTTTGGCACAATAA